Proteins found in one uncultured Desulfuromonas sp. genomic segment:
- a CDS encoding NAD(+) synthase codes for MNKTQIARFGYFRLAVASVEHRIADLEFNAEQITSASLRAKKQGCHCVVFPELSLTGYGCGDLFFQSILLERTRQVLGDLKKMTRHEQMILIVGAPIAQGGRLFNCAVVISGGEILGVVPKTFLPNTQEFYEERWFSAAGDRTANEISLCGAMVPFGDDLLFRQKELPGCVIGVEICEDGWVANPPSGQMAVAGATVLVNLSASPETLGKQDYRRQLVQSQSARCLAAYAYASAGPGESSTDLVFSGHSLIAENGQLLAETERFCFATQLAIGDVDIDRLYNERHKNNSFAASATRNVYRKIEFNCAEHAHTPLHRPLPCHPFVPANPNERNQRCEEIFALQTTALAKRLNHIGVRNVVIGISGGLDSTLALLVTVKAFEKLGLDIQGITAVTMPGFGTTTRTRSNAEALIDLLGAQCRTISIDAAVRQHFSDIGHDESVHNITYENSQARERTQVLMDIANQVAGIVIGTGDLSELALGWCTYNADHMSMYGVNCGVPKTLVRYLVSWCAQTSFCGETQRVLEDICATPVSPELLPPNDAGEISQVTEDHVGPYELHDFYLFQVVRHQFAPRKVFFLARQAFGESYDDASLLKWLQVFYRRFFSQQFKRSCLPDGPKVGSVALSPRGDWRMPSDACVQLWLDELEDLHVG; via the coding sequence ATGAACAAAACACAGATTGCCCGTTTTGGTTATTTTCGACTGGCCGTGGCGTCGGTTGAACACCGTATCGCCGACCTCGAATTTAATGCTGAACAGATTACATCAGCGTCATTGCGCGCCAAAAAACAGGGCTGCCATTGCGTGGTTTTCCCTGAATTGAGTTTGACCGGTTACGGTTGTGGTGACCTGTTTTTTCAGTCTATTTTGCTTGAGCGCACCCGCCAGGTGTTGGGCGATCTGAAAAAGATGACCCGTCATGAGCAGATGATCCTCATTGTCGGAGCGCCCATTGCTCAAGGGGGGCGCCTGTTCAACTGTGCGGTGGTAATCAGTGGTGGCGAGATTCTCGGGGTGGTGCCGAAAACCTTTTTGCCCAACACCCAGGAGTTTTATGAAGAACGCTGGTTTTCAGCGGCAGGAGATCGCACCGCCAATGAGATCTCTTTGTGCGGGGCGATGGTGCCGTTTGGTGATGATCTGTTGTTTCGCCAAAAAGAGTTGCCGGGCTGTGTCATTGGCGTGGAGATTTGTGAAGATGGTTGGGTGGCCAATCCGCCCAGTGGTCAGATGGCAGTGGCCGGGGCCACGGTTCTGGTCAATTTGTCGGCCAGCCCGGAAACTCTCGGTAAACAGGACTATCGGCGTCAGCTGGTGCAGTCGCAGTCGGCCCGGTGTCTGGCGGCCTATGCCTATGCTTCGGCAGGACCTGGCGAGTCGAGCACCGATCTGGTGTTTTCCGGTCATTCGCTGATTGCTGAGAACGGCCAACTGCTGGCTGAAACTGAACGGTTCTGTTTTGCCACCCAGTTGGCCATCGGTGATGTGGATATTGATCGACTGTACAATGAACGCCACAAAAACAACAGTTTTGCCGCCAGTGCTACCCGGAACGTGTACCGCAAAATTGAATTTAATTGCGCGGAACATGCGCATACGCCGTTGCATCGGCCGTTGCCGTGCCATCCGTTTGTGCCAGCCAACCCGAATGAGCGGAATCAGCGCTGTGAAGAGATTTTTGCCCTGCAGACCACGGCGTTGGCTAAGCGGCTTAACCATATCGGTGTCCGCAATGTGGTGATCGGAATTTCCGGGGGACTGGATTCGACTCTGGCCCTGCTGGTCACGGTCAAAGCATTTGAAAAGCTTGGCCTCGATATTCAAGGGATCACCGCAGTTACCATGCCCGGTTTCGGCACGACAACACGCACTCGGAGCAACGCTGAGGCGCTGATTGATCTGTTGGGAGCCCAATGTCGGACTATCTCTATTGATGCAGCGGTGCGCCAGCACTTCAGCGATATCGGTCACGATGAGTCGGTCCACAACATTACCTATGAAAACAGCCAGGCGCGTGAACGTACCCAGGTGCTGATGGATATTGCCAATCAGGTGGCCGGTATTGTGATCGGCACCGGCGATCTGTCGGAGTTGGCCCTGGGCTGGTGTACCTATAATGCCGACCACATGTCCATGTACGGTGTCAATTGCGGGGTGCCGAAAACCCTGGTGCGCTATCTGGTGTCTTGGTGTGCCCAGACCAGCTTCTGTGGTGAGACTCAGCGGGTTCTGGAAGACATTTGTGCTACGCCGGTGTCGCCGGAATTGCTGCCGCCGAATGATGCCGGTGAAATCAGTCAGGTTACCGAAGACCATGTCGGTCCCTATGAGCTGCATGATTTCTACCTGTTTCAGGTGGTTCGTCATCAATTTGCACCGCGCAAGGTGTTCTTCCTTGCTCGTCAGGCCTTTGGTGAGAGCTACGACGATGCCTCTTTGCTGAAATGGTTGCAGGTGTTCTACCGGCGTTTCTTTTCTCAGCAGTTCAAGCGCTCCTGTTTGCCGGACGGTCCCAAAGTCGGCAGTGTCGCACTCTCGCCGCGGGGCGATTGGCGCATGCCCAGCGATGCCTGCGTACAGTTGTGGCTGGATGAACTGGAGGACTTGCATGTCGGATAG
- the rplS gene encoding 50S ribosomal protein L19 — protein MMNIVEQIGNEQMKQDIPQFKAGDTLRVHVKIVEGDKQRIQVFQGMCIKRVNRGIGSTFTVRKISSGMGVERIFPLHSPMLDKIEVVTVGRVRRAKLYYLRQLQGKAARIREIRQN, from the coding sequence ATGATGAACATTGTTGAACAAATTGGCAACGAGCAGATGAAACAGGATATCCCCCAATTCAAGGCGGGTGATACTCTGCGCGTTCACGTAAAAATTGTTGAAGGTGACAAACAGCGTATCCAGGTTTTTCAGGGGATGTGCATCAAACGTGTCAACCGTGGTATCGGTTCCACCTTTACCGTTCGCAAGATCTCCAGCGGCATGGGCGTTGAGCGGATTTTCCCGCTGCATTCACCGATGCTCGACAAGATCGAGGTTGTAACGGTAGGCCGCGTACGTCGTGCCAAGCTTTACTACCTGCGTCAACTGCAAGGTAAGGCAGCTCGTATTCGCGAGATCCGTCAGAACTAG
- a CDS encoding ribonuclease HII, giving the protein MTLSLFDDDLIDPTYFERQLRRQGTTLVAGIDEAGRGPLAGPVVAAAVILPEHFDLPGLTDSKKLTEKKREQLFGPIRQQALAVGVGFAHAEEIDEINILQATVQSMCRAVARLKVTPQHLLIDGITPLPLSIDQQTIKKGDSRSLSVAAASVIAKVVRDRMMKVYARHYPDYGFEGHKGYGSARHRQLIAEHGPCPLHRKTFGGVREHL; this is encoded by the coding sequence GTGACCTTATCCTTGTTCGATGATGATCTCATCGACCCGACCTATTTTGAACGCCAGTTGCGCCGTCAGGGAACCACTCTGGTGGCCGGTATTGATGAGGCTGGACGTGGCCCCTTGGCTGGGCCCGTGGTAGCCGCTGCAGTTATCCTCCCCGAGCACTTTGACCTTCCTGGCCTGACCGACTCAAAAAAACTCACTGAAAAAAAACGCGAACAGTTGTTTGGTCCCATACGTCAGCAGGCCCTCGCTGTCGGCGTTGGCTTTGCTCATGCCGAAGAGATTGATGAGATCAATATCCTGCAGGCCACAGTACAATCCATGTGCCGGGCCGTTGCGCGCCTTAAAGTGACGCCGCAACACCTGCTGATTGACGGTATCACGCCGTTGCCGTTGTCCATCGACCAGCAAACCATCAAAAAAGGTGACTCACGCTCGCTTTCTGTGGCGGCGGCTTCAGTCATTGCCAAAGTGGTGCGTGATCGGATGATGAAGGTGTATGCGCGGCACTATCCTGACTACGGTTTTGAAGGCCATAAAGGTTACGGCAGTGCCCGTCATCGCCAGTTGATCGCTGAGCACGGCCCCTGTCCGCTTCATCGCAAAACCTTTGGCGGAGTACGGGAGCATCTGTGA
- the trmD gene encoding tRNA (guanosine(37)-N1)-methyltransferase TrmD, translating into MNFEVVTLFPEMFDSPFAGSIIGKAVAKGLVQITAHPLRDWAEGRHQVTDDTPYGGGDGMVMKPEPLCRAIHSLKQQHPQARVLMMSPQGQRFTQQRAAQLAEEESLIFLCGRYEGFDERVRSYVDEEYSIGDFVLTGGELPAMVIIDAVARLVPGVLGSQGSAEADSFSDGLLEHPHYTRPAEFEGRKVPEVLLSGDHARIAAWRRSQQLLRTLQRRPDLLEHVSLTEQDRAELEQHRQMLRQEKKDK; encoded by the coding sequence ATGAACTTCGAGGTTGTGACATTATTTCCGGAGATGTTTGATTCTCCGTTTGCCGGTAGTATTATCGGTAAAGCTGTTGCAAAAGGACTGGTTCAAATCACGGCGCATCCGTTGCGTGATTGGGCCGAAGGCCGTCATCAGGTCACTGATGATACCCCGTATGGGGGTGGCGATGGAATGGTGATGAAGCCGGAGCCGTTGTGTCGCGCCATCCATAGTCTCAAACAGCAGCATCCTCAAGCACGTGTGCTGATGATGTCCCCGCAGGGGCAACGGTTTACGCAGCAGCGGGCGGCTCAATTGGCTGAAGAGGAAAGTCTCATTTTTCTCTGTGGTCGTTATGAAGGGTTCGACGAGCGTGTGCGCAGCTACGTTGATGAGGAATATTCCATCGGTGACTTTGTGTTGACCGGTGGTGAATTACCCGCCATGGTGATTATTGATGCTGTGGCACGATTGGTACCTGGGGTTCTGGGGAGTCAGGGCAGTGCCGAAGCGGATTCTTTTTCGGATGGCCTGTTGGAACATCCCCACTATACGCGCCCGGCTGAATTTGAGGGGCGCAAGGTTCCCGAGGTGCTGTTGTCTGGCGATCATGCACGGATCGCCGCCTGGCGACGCAGCCAGCAGTTGCTCAGAACACTGCAGCGGCGGCCGGATTTGCTGGAACATGTCTCGTTGACGGAACAGGATCGGGCGGAGTTGGAACAGCACCGCCAGATGTTGCGTCAGGAGAAAAAAGATAAATAA
- a CDS encoding YraN family protein, producing the protein MTQQRLTLGRWGEQQAADYLRRRLYRIVTCNYRCHYGEIDLIVRRGKILAFVEVKTRKSRCYGTPQEAVTPRKQQQIIATAQHYLTTQQPSTQTVRFDVIAINVDGDKTQINHIVDAFELH; encoded by the coding sequence GTGACTCAGCAGCGGTTGACATTGGGCCGCTGGGGAGAACAGCAGGCCGCTGATTATTTGCGCCGCCGTCTTTACCGGATTGTTACCTGTAACTATCGCTGTCATTACGGTGAGATTGATCTGATTGTCCGACGTGGAAAAATATTGGCTTTTGTTGAGGTGAAAACCCGCAAAAGTCGCTGCTATGGAACCCCACAGGAAGCGGTGACACCACGTAAACAGCAGCAGATTATTGCCACGGCCCAGCATTATTTGACAACCCAGCAACCGTCAACGCAGACGGTGCGATTCGATGTGATTGCCATCAATGTGGATGGCGACAAAACGCAGATTAATCATATTGTTGATGCGTTTGAGCTCCATTGA
- the rsmI gene encoding 16S rRNA (cytidine(1402)-2'-O)-methyltransferase: MSDRVPCGALYVVATPIGNLEDMTFRAIRVLKEVVLIAAEDTRHSRRLCTHFGIETPLTSCFEHNEARKGDYLIERLQRGEDIALISDAGTPAISDPGSLLVQRCCEAGIAVHPVPGPSACVAALSMAGLPTDHFCFEGFLPAKQHARRQALQCFVTEHRTAVFYEAPHRLINFLGDAIDVLGEERQLVVVRELTKVHEERVGGTAREVLEHFSQGKVRGEIVVLLAPAEPQPIEESVEESLLRELRNTDQPLKVVTKRVAKLHGLSGSEVYALAVELKEQGLIDPQ, translated from the coding sequence ATGTCGGATAGAGTACCTTGCGGGGCACTTTATGTGGTGGCAACGCCCATCGGCAATCTCGAAGATATGACCTTTCGTGCCATTCGGGTGTTGAAAGAGGTGGTGCTGATTGCGGCCGAGGATACCCGACATAGCCGCCGTTTGTGCACGCACTTCGGCATAGAGACCCCCTTGACCTCATGTTTTGAACACAACGAAGCTCGCAAAGGGGACTACCTGATTGAACGGTTGCAGCGTGGCGAAGATATTGCTTTGATCAGCGATGCCGGAACTCCGGCGATTTCCGATCCCGGCAGTCTTCTGGTGCAGCGCTGTTGCGAAGCGGGTATCGCCGTCCATCCGGTGCCCGGGCCCAGCGCCTGTGTTGCGGCTCTGTCCATGGCCGGGTTGCCGACGGATCACTTCTGCTTTGAAGGTTTCCTGCCGGCCAAACAACATGCACGACGTCAAGCACTGCAATGCTTTGTCACGGAACACCGCACCGCGGTGTTTTATGAGGCGCCGCACCGCCTGATCAACTTTCTCGGTGATGCCATTGATGTGTTGGGTGAAGAGCGGCAACTGGTGGTGGTCCGTGAGTTGACCAAGGTGCATGAGGAGCGGGTTGGCGGAACAGCTCGTGAGGTGCTTGAGCATTTTTCACAGGGCAAAGTGCGTGGCGAGATTGTTGTCTTGTTGGCTCCGGCCGAGCCGCAGCCCATTGAGGAAAGTGTCGAAGAGTCCTTGCTGCGTGAGTTGCGTAACACCGACCAGCCGCTGAAGGTCGTTACCAAACGGGTCGCCAAGCTGCATGGCCTCAGCGGCAGTGAGGTCTATGCGCTGGCAGTCGAGCTTAAAGAGCAGGGTCTGATCGACCCTCAGTAG
- a CDS encoding acylphosphatase, with amino-acid sequence MNLIRATLRISGRVQGVGYRNFVQQSATAFALTGWARNCADGDVEVVVEGEEGDIRHLINCCQQGPSHAQVDKVNMSLSAHTGEFGSFSIRY; translated from the coding sequence ATGAATCTGATTCGCGCGACGTTACGCATTTCAGGACGGGTTCAAGGTGTGGGCTACCGCAATTTCGTCCAGCAAAGCGCCACCGCTTTTGCCTTGACCGGCTGGGCGCGCAACTGCGCGGATGGCGATGTCGAGGTGGTGGTTGAAGGGGAAGAAGGCGATATCCGCCATCTGATCAACTGCTGCCAGCAGGGGCCATCACACGCTCAGGTCGACAAGGTCAATATGAGCCTGTCCGCCCATACCGGCGAATTCGGCAGCTTTTCGATTCGCTACTGA